In a genomic window of Cystobacter fuscus DSM 2262:
- a CDS encoding ferritin-like domain-containing protein, producing MAIIPEVEKLRSLAQLDVDAVGTYEAAIARVKDQLVRERLNEFRVDHVRHVQDLNAFIRQQGGEPVELRPDFKGAVMKGMTAITSMMGTEAALVAMLGNEELTNRTYELALSFDWSPEVRQLIEQNRKDEERHLAWIKDAVRLRPWTRDEAGAHV from the coding sequence ATGGCGATCATTCCCGAGGTGGAGAAGCTCAGGAGCCTGGCTCAACTGGACGTGGACGCGGTGGGGACCTACGAGGCCGCCATCGCCCGCGTGAAGGATCAACTGGTGCGCGAGCGCCTGAACGAGTTCCGCGTGGACCATGTGCGGCACGTGCAGGATCTCAACGCGTTCATCCGCCAGCAGGGTGGAGAGCCGGTGGAGCTGCGGCCGGATTTCAAGGGCGCGGTGATGAAGGGCATGACGGCCATCACCAGCATGATGGGGACCGAGGCCGCGCTGGTGGCCATGCTCGGCAACGAGGAGCTGACCAACCGCACCTACGAGCTGGCGCTGAGCTTCGACTGGAGCCCCGAGGTGCGTCAGCTCATCGAGCAGAACCGCAAGGACGAGGAGCGGCACCTGGCGTGGATCAAGGACGCGGTGCGCCTGCGCCCCTGGACGAGGGACGAGGCCGGGGCCCACGTCTGA
- the argE gene encoding acetylornithine deacetylase, translating to MSDTLPALRATLAELVAVDTTSSRSNAPLVELARSKLEAVGFQVELVPYRDDAGVEKVNLIAVLGGSPREPAALVLVGHTDCVPYDAAWTDALRLTEREGRLYGRGACDTKGFIACALHAVTHLPRPPSAPLMVLLTADEELGCEGAKQLVTLGKGRARHAIVGEPTRLVPVRAHKGYCLAEVEVLGHEGHSAYPDEGASAIFRAGRFLQKLETLARTRLREDRDDAFEPPFTTVNVGRIGGGKASNIIPGACRFIVEWRPIPRQPQERVLELLESIRQELVRDEPGYEARIRLVRAEPAVDTRADAEVVRVLATLSGNAPITVPFGTEAPQLTELGAQAVVFGPGDIRVAHQTGEYVPVEDLVRCEAYLSRAIAHFCGDGSSRVGQ from the coding sequence ATGAGTGACACCCTGCCCGCGCTGCGCGCCACGCTGGCCGAACTGGTCGCGGTGGACACGACCTCTTCCCGCTCCAACGCGCCCCTGGTGGAGCTGGCGCGGAGCAAGCTGGAAGCGGTCGGCTTCCAGGTGGAGCTGGTGCCCTACCGGGACGATGCCGGTGTGGAGAAGGTGAACCTCATCGCGGTGCTGGGCGGCTCGCCGCGGGAGCCGGCCGCCCTGGTGCTCGTGGGGCATACGGACTGCGTGCCGTACGACGCGGCGTGGACGGACGCGCTGCGTCTGACCGAGCGCGAGGGGCGGCTGTATGGCCGGGGCGCGTGTGACACGAAGGGCTTCATCGCCTGCGCGCTGCACGCGGTGACCCATCTGCCGCGGCCGCCGAGCGCGCCCCTGATGGTGCTGCTGACGGCGGACGAGGAGCTGGGGTGCGAGGGCGCCAAGCAGCTCGTGACGCTGGGCAAGGGCCGGGCGCGGCATGCCATCGTCGGTGAGCCCACGCGACTGGTGCCGGTGCGCGCGCACAAGGGGTATTGCCTGGCGGAGGTGGAGGTGCTGGGCCACGAGGGGCACAGCGCCTATCCGGACGAGGGCGCCTCGGCCATCTTCCGCGCGGGGCGCTTCCTGCAGAAGCTGGAGACCCTGGCGCGCACGCGCCTGCGCGAGGACCGGGACGACGCCTTCGAGCCTCCCTTCACCACGGTGAACGTGGGCCGGATCGGCGGCGGCAAGGCGTCCAACATCATCCCCGGCGCGTGCCGCTTCATCGTGGAGTGGCGGCCCATTCCGCGTCAGCCCCAGGAGCGGGTGTTGGAGCTGCTGGAGTCCATCCGCCAGGAGCTGGTGCGGGACGAGCCCGGCTATGAGGCGCGGATCCGCCTGGTACGGGCCGAGCCCGCGGTGGACACGCGCGCGGACGCGGAGGTGGTGCGGGTGCTCGCGACGCTCTCCGGCAACGCTCCCATCACGGTCCCCTTTGGCACGGAAGCCCCTCAACTCACGGAACTCGGGGCGCAGGCGGTGGTGTTCGGCCCGGGCGACATCCGCGTGGCGCACCAGACGGGGGAGTATGTGCCGGTGGAGGACCTGGTGCGGTGCGAGGCCTACCTCTCCCGGGCCATCGCGCACTTCTGTGGGGACGGCTCCTCGCGTGTCGGGCAATAG